TGCCTCGCATGGACGGCCTAGAGCTGCTGTCGCGGATGCAGAAAGATCCTTCGCTCAATCGCCTCCCCATCGCGATGCTGACGTCCCGAGGCGCGGATCGTCACCGTCAGATGGCGGTGCAGCTCGGCGCTCGCGGCTACTTCACGAAGCCCTACCTGGAGGAGGCGCTGCTAGACGCAGCCCAGCGAATGCTCAAAGGGGAAGTGCTCGTCGGTAGCAAGTAAACACCTGTAAAGGCACAGATACTAACAGTTCACTAGACTGTTCAAAAACAGAATAAAAAAGAGGGCGATCGCCCTCTTTTTTTATTTGTTTCTGTTGACTCCAAAACTTCAACTAACTTCCGACAAATTCCTCCTCTTCCTTTGACTTGAGTTCAGTGAACTTGAACATGTCAGGATCAAGCTCCAAAATTTCCACCGATCGCGTACGAACGCCAATTTTGTGCTCAATCAGCAAGTCAATTAATTTCTCGCCATTGATCAGGGTAATGGGAGCAGCACCTCGCTCTACGGCTGCTGCCGCCGTTCCCTTCGAGAAATCCCCCACCGTGATAATAGTCCCTCGAACCGCGTCAAATCGGTGCAGAGAGCCCCGCAGAGCATCCAGCACAGGACGCTGAATATTGCCTTTTTGGCGCTTGGCTTGAACTACCTCCCGCACCGAGGTAATACCCATTTCAATATCAGCTTTTACATCGATTCCTTTATCATTTGAGGGCGCTGTAACCATGACATTTTGATAGTTCATCGCCTCCAAAAGCTGCTTGATGAGATGCTCAAAGGCGATCGGATCCATCGCTTCCAAATGGTCTCGAATTTTGGCGCGAATGCTGACACTTTGTTGCTTAACAAGGGTCAAAATTTCTTGCAACTCGTCAGGACTATCGGTATCTTCAGAGCCCCCCGTCCGCCGCAAGTAGGCTAGGCCCGCATCCGTGATGCTGTAGGTTGTGCCAGTTCTGGAGAGAAATCCTCGCTCCAGCAGATTTCGCAGACGACACCACAGGGTGTCCTTGATGGTGCCATCGGTCCCAAAGCGGGAATAACGCTGCAAATACTCGGCCCACTCCGGCACGAAGTCACTGTGTCGTCCAGTCCCCTTTTCGGCCACTATCGTCAGAATCTTCAGCAAGCCTTCATGCT
This genomic stretch from Geitlerinema sp. PCC 7407 harbors:
- a CDS encoding restriction endonuclease translates to MTSDPMSFADAAFRILQSAGEPLHYQEITRRSLEQGFLQTDGKTPDATLNARLAVDIKQKGEQSPFVRIRPGVFGLRIWGLDPFMPNQKPSATNSENQRVRTPLFPIYSEVRLVLPIWQGHLRAQITGLRSTLSALWGSPQAPVDWTDPDVWIPQRLQGSDRELAEAIWKKTDGKVNPRHVYGHWLLACQYGLLAENAAGPMLLTDRGNDFVTQEQGDAVAYIDEHEGLLKILTIVAEKGTGRHSDFVPEWAEYLQRYSRFGTDGTIKDTLWCRLRNLLERGFLSRTGTTYSITDAGLAYLRRTGGSEDTDSPDELQEILTLVKQQSVSIRAKIRDHLEAMDPIAFEHLIKQLLEAMNYQNVMVTAPSNDKGIDVKADIEMGITSVREVVQAKRQKGNIQRPVLDALRGSLHRFDAVRGTIITVGDFSKGTAAAAVERGAAPITLINGEKLIDLLIEHKIGVRTRSVEILELDPDMFKFTELKSKEEEEFVGS